One window from the genome of Campylobacter concisus encodes:
- a CDS encoding flagellar export protein FliJ, whose protein sequence is MKSKFTSIVRVKKQEMDKVEAKLTVARLNVRNFEENLVHLRARLEEFCLPKSGNIGELKENLEFIKIARQELNACKESLEIAKKEVSHYEHKYKNANLEYEKMKYLEKEEFKKEIKRIQKAEALALDEFTVMKFTTKSEL, encoded by the coding sequence ATGAAAAGCAAATTTACCTCTATCGTCCGCGTAAAAAAACAAGAGATGGATAAGGTAGAGGCAAAGCTCACCGTTGCTAGACTTAATGTAAGAAATTTTGAAGAAAATTTAGTGCATTTAAGAGCAAGGCTTGAGGAGTTTTGCTTGCCAAAAAGTGGCAATATAGGCGAGCTAAAGGAAAATTTAGAGTTTATAAAGATAGCAAGGCAAGAGTTAAATGCCTGCAAAGAGAGCCTTGAGATAGCTAAAAAAGAGGTTTCGCATTACGAGCATAAATATAAAAATGCAAATTTAGAGTACGAAAAGATGAAATATCTAGAAAAAGAAGAGTTTAAAAAAGAGATAAAACGCATACAAAAAGCCGAAGCACTTGCACTTGATGAGTTTACAGTGATGAAATTTACAACTAAGAGCGAGTTGTGA
- a CDS encoding adenylosuccinate synthase has translation MRKADLVVGVQWGDEGKGKIVDMLGLNYDMICRSQGGHNAGHTIWVDGVRYALHLVPSGILHKNIINIIGNGVVVCPEVLITEMAQFENLEGRLYISDKAHLNLSYHSQIDQAKERLKGEKAIGTTGKGIGPTYADKISRSGHRVGELLEPERLCDALMHDFETNKCVFDALGVKIPNENELLEELKRYKEVLAPFIANTTNLVWKALDEDKKVLLEGAQGTLLDIDHGTYPYVTSSNTISAGACTGLGLNPKEIGEVIGVIKAYTTRVGFGPFPTEDKGTSGDKMCDIGKEFGTTTGRRRRCGWFDAVSVKYASRLDGVDTYALMKLDVLDGFEVVKICKAYQYNGETIDYMPTDLENATPIYEELAGWDSVKGISKYEDLPANARAYIERIEELTGVKIGYISTSPERSDTIIR, from the coding sequence ATGAGAAAGGCTGATTTAGTAGTTGGAGTTCAATGGGGTGATGAGGGTAAAGGCAAGATAGTTGATATGCTAGGACTCAACTATGACATGATCTGTCGCTCACAGGGTGGTCATAATGCCGGCCATACGATCTGGGTAGATGGTGTTAGATATGCTTTGCACCTTGTTCCAAGCGGAATTTTGCATAAAAATATCATAAACATCATTGGCAATGGCGTTGTTGTTTGCCCAGAAGTATTAATCACTGAAATGGCTCAGTTTGAAAATTTGGAAGGAAGACTTTATATTAGCGATAAAGCACATTTAAATCTAAGCTACCATAGTCAAATCGATCAAGCAAAAGAGAGACTAAAAGGTGAAAAAGCAATCGGTACGACTGGAAAAGGTATCGGACCAACTTATGCAGATAAAATAAGCAGAAGTGGTCACAGAGTAGGCGAACTACTTGAGCCAGAACGTTTATGTGATGCTTTGATGCATGATTTTGAGACAAACAAATGCGTATTTGACGCACTTGGTGTAAAAATTCCTAATGAAAATGAATTGCTTGAAGAGCTAAAAAGATATAAAGAGGTTTTGGCTCCATTTATCGCAAATACTACAAATTTAGTTTGGAAAGCGCTAGATGAAGATAAAAAAGTCCTACTTGAAGGCGCTCAGGGCACACTTTTAGATATCGACCATGGCACATATCCATACGTAACTAGCTCAAATACTATAAGTGCAGGTGCTTGCACAGGTCTTGGACTAAATCCAAAAGAAATCGGTGAAGTAATAGGCGTAATAAAGGCCTATACGACTCGTGTTGGCTTTGGCCCTTTCCCAACAGAAGACAAAGGCACAAGTGGCGACAAGATGTGTGATATCGGTAAGGAATTTGGCACAACAACAGGCCGCCGCAGACGTTGTGGCTGGTTTGATGCTGTGAGTGTAAAATATGCTTCAAGACTTGATGGTGTTGATACTTATGCGCTTATGAAGCTTGATGTACTTGATGGATTTGAAGTGGTAAAAATTTGCAAAGCTTATCAATATAATGGTGAAACTATCGATTATATGCCAACAGATCTTGAAAATGCAACTCCTATTTATGAAGAACTTGCAGGCTGGGATAGCGTAAAAGGTATAAGCAAATATGAAGATCTGCCAGCAAATGCAAGAGCTTATATTGAGCGAATAGAAGAGCTAACTGGCGTAAAGATCGGCTACATCTCAACAAGCCCTGAAAGAAGCGATACGATCATTAGATGA
- a CDS encoding ATP phosphoribosyltransferase regulatory subunit has translation MNENALNVYEHEIPNGSKLYFASSAKLKRQIEQKASEILENEGFSEIVTPFFSYHQHLSVDATNLLRFSDSLNHEISLRADSTVDTVRIVLRRLKANESKRWFYIQPVFRYPSQEIYQIGAELIGENDVLKSINIVAKLLNELKMDTFLQVSNIQIPRVICEILSVPIEIFENGQMEKILSQNVPWLSALALLKSVDELDEVIKISPSKLKEPLENLRNLASALEYKNLRIVPLYYSKMRYYDSLFFRFLRNNSIIASGGSYEIDGKINSGFAVYTDALIEEKINLRK, from the coding sequence ATGAATGAAAATGCTTTAAATGTTTATGAGCACGAAATCCCAAATGGAAGCAAGCTATACTTTGCCAGCAGTGCAAAGCTAAAGAGGCAGATTGAGCAAAAAGCTAGTGAAATTTTAGAAAATGAAGGCTTTAGCGAGATCGTAACGCCATTTTTCTCATATCACCAGCATTTAAGTGTAGATGCTACAAATCTTTTACGTTTTAGCGATAGCCTAAATCACGAAATAAGTCTAAGAGCTGATAGTACGGTAGATACTGTAAGGATCGTGCTTAGAAGGCTAAAGGCAAACGAATCAAAAAGATGGTTTTATATCCAGCCAGTCTTTCGCTATCCAAGTCAAGAAATTTATCAAATCGGAGCCGAACTAATCGGTGAAAATGATGTTTTAAAAAGCATAAATATCGTAGCAAAGCTTCTTAATGAGCTAAAAATGGATACATTTTTGCAAGTGAGCAATATACAAATTCCAAGAGTGATTTGTGAAATTTTAAGCGTGCCTATTGAAATTTTTGAAAATGGGCAAATGGAGAAAATTTTATCTCAAAATGTTCCATGGCTAAGCGCTCTTGCTCTTTTAAAGTCAGTTGATGAACTGGATGAAGTGATTAAAATTTCTCCAAGCAAACTAAAAGAACCGCTTGAAAATTTGAGAAATTTAGCCAGTGCTTTAGAATATAAAAATTTAAGAATAGTTCCGCTATATTACTCAAAAATGAGATATTACGATAGTTTATTTTTTAGATTTTTAAGAAATAACAGCATAATAGCAAGTGGCGGCAGCTACGAAATAGACGGAAAAATAAATAGTGGTTTTGCTGTTTATACAGATGCATTGATAGAAGAAAAAATTAATTTAAGGAAGTAA
- a CDS encoding diguanylate cyclase domain-containing protein, translated as MLEKQKTSLQIVKMFYTKAILLLLSFIFLALFVVCAGTNDIKYDLSSTNSNIKSSISNSFFIIKNDLFLKSKMVEAGLSDMLFDKNSTKNDLYIAFYVFDKNRNLLYSKKFLGADDIAEKDLSQLSLNEIDAGKFTVSDRVYKNNRFRDIYASYGLKNGGSILVQIDIKFLQNYTNVDYDEKTKTYAYLVDKYGNLSRDEFYKKFDESMFLPYVSLGDEFKEDKIIFSLSHMGFYLISYMPEYKIFVITASTKHFHIFMQFVLFWLSIFCFTSSLILWVRDVKFIKNRIMPALKEVRDTLDGDEYEIKRSLNVTEFEDIKNGINKLKIETKKATDGLEEYKSRFGYIFEQSFLKIVVYDAYSGDIIDASNAFLSSVGYTKDEIIELNLNDLIDDDFALFMQMKQDAQNSDMSFKIKLKTKDGGTKEGFLQESQIELRDSRLNFMLIHELDDGKFTKKDNEAINDYSFLSPNVIAEALSSDPFSIVRSTQNIDSIFKVPQDKKLINLKDLISPESLDEFAVNVSNESKKFFEKGSKNSEINLVANMQTNENNKTPFKIKVKFIDNGADKEQKIIYFFNDLSDIAKLQEKYDAELKYFQSILWASQALVFSWDKKSDTLYIPNAIAKSLGYALNGDMSINFERAKTIFVDEFVSFKDFFDLIKKGEVYDGEVRFYRADKEIIYVRIRAKAIAFYDGEASVIKGTMQDLSVQNSFFSYQDLLAKIFSYAKEQIIMLDDEFRIIDANDAFFDTLNISRDKNFIEKIYSKDIINFKNGLKDIKDEILNSLKITGFWQGLIHDVRSKNRLEVISISKLLNAFGDQEGYILLASSANDDCYNKEYLEFIAYHDTLTGLPNRFLLFNKLENLLKQAKKSLKIAAFYVDFDNFKSINDGYGHQVGDKILIEISKKIDEIFPKQGIFARIGGDEFIGAMPYENLGEIYETAENILRVGQSKISIDDDEKKLSISIGISLSSDVLSVDDLIERADWAMYQAKLNGKNKYYVFNSKKDTYFKNEYRDDSKIIEAIDAGEMFLLYQPEIDIKSGEVSSFEAFIRWKNGDKILRPSDFLPLAKGSKAVVAIALFTLKDALKARAVWLKERINAKVRVNLCIKKLMTSEFFEKFKKLLKDEQLDANGLIIDIVDSASGVNLDDVVRYINAYKELGVSFSLDDFASYSGSVEALGMLKTNRFNIDKRFCKQIFDSVEALKTIRMIKYVSDTFNFDVMIKNLEDKSMLEIFVGFGFSRFQGRLFAPELSLDDVLKFKFALSSPLNVRNFQDDENYNMLCKIVGAKELMIRLINLLKCDEKVSEKLKIEIANQVDDIRTIDEKLAEILDTILVKIDKENVINLANEAILLCDNDLNLSGANK; from the coding sequence GTGCTTGAGAAACAAAAAACCAGCCTTCAGATAGTAAAAATGTTTTATACAAAGGCTATTTTACTTCTACTCTCATTTATATTTTTAGCATTATTTGTAGTTTGTGCCGGTACGAACGATATAAAGTATGATCTTAGCTCAACAAATTCAAATATAAAATCATCAATCTCAAATAGCTTTTTTATAATAAAAAACGATCTATTTTTAAAGTCAAAAATGGTTGAAGCAGGTCTTAGTGATATGTTATTTGATAAAAATTCAACAAAAAACGATCTTTATATAGCTTTTTATGTTTTTGATAAAAATAGAAATTTACTCTATTCAAAGAAATTTTTAGGTGCTGATGACATAGCCGAAAAGGATCTATCTCAGCTTAGTTTAAACGAGATAGATGCCGGGAAATTTACAGTATCAGATCGTGTCTATAAAAATAATCGTTTTAGAGACATTTATGCATCTTATGGACTAAAAAATGGAGGCAGTATTTTAGTTCAAATTGATATAAAATTTTTGCAAAACTACACTAATGTAGATTACGATGAGAAAACCAAAACTTATGCTTATCTGGTAGATAAATATGGAAATTTATCAAGAGATGAGTTTTATAAAAAATTTGATGAATCGATGTTTTTGCCTTATGTGAGTCTTGGCGACGAGTTTAAAGAGGATAAAATAATATTTTCTTTAAGCCATATGGGCTTTTATCTCATAAGCTATATGCCAGAGTATAAAATTTTTGTTATTACTGCCTCAACGAAGCATTTTCATATCTTTATGCAGTTTGTGTTATTTTGGCTATCGATCTTTTGTTTTACATCTTCTTTAATATTATGGGTTAGAGATGTAAAATTTATAAAAAATAGAATAATGCCAGCTTTAAAAGAGGTAAGAGATACTTTAGATGGCGATGAATACGAGATAAAACGAAGCCTTAATGTAACAGAATTTGAAGATATAAAAAATGGAATAAACAAGCTAAAGATAGAAACCAAAAAAGCAACTGATGGGCTAGAAGAATACAAAAGTAGATTTGGCTATATTTTTGAGCAAAGCTTTTTGAAAATAGTAGTTTATGATGCTTATAGCGGCGATATTATTGATGCTAGTAATGCATTTTTATCTTCTGTTGGCTACACAAAAGATGAGATTATAGAGCTAAATTTAAATGATTTAATAGATGACGATTTTGCATTGTTTATGCAAATGAAACAAGATGCTCAAAATAGCGATATGAGTTTTAAAATCAAGCTAAAAACAAAAGATGGCGGCACTAAAGAGGGATTTTTACAAGAGTCGCAGATTGAACTAAGGGATTCTAGGCTAAATTTTATGCTTATACACGAGCTTGATGATGGAAAATTTACGAAAAAGGATAACGAAGCAATAAATGATTATTCGTTTTTATCGCCAAATGTAATAGCAGAAGCTTTAAGCAGCGATCCATTTTCTATCGTAAGAAGTACGCAAAATATTGATAGTATCTTTAAAGTCCCGCAAGATAAGAAGCTTATAAATTTAAAAGATCTAATAAGCCCTGAAAGTTTAGATGAGTTTGCTGTAAATGTTTCTAATGAATCTAAAAAATTCTTTGAAAAAGGTAGCAAAAATAGCGAAATAAATCTCGTAGCCAATATGCAAACAAATGAAAACAACAAAACGCCATTTAAAATAAAGGTAAAATTTATAGATAATGGTGCTGACAAAGAGCAAAAAATCATCTACTTTTTTAATGACCTAAGCGATATAGCAAAGTTGCAAGAAAAATATGATGCTGAATTAAAATATTTTCAAAGCATACTTTGGGCAAGCCAAGCGCTTGTTTTTTCGTGGGATAAAAAAAGCGATACCCTTTATATCCCAAATGCTATTGCTAAGTCGCTCGGATATGCATTAAATGGGGATATGAGTATAAATTTTGAACGTGCGAAAACTATATTTGTAGATGAATTTGTAAGCTTTAAGGACTTTTTTGACCTTATAAAAAAAGGTGAAGTATATGATGGCGAAGTGCGTTTTTATAGGGCTGATAAAGAGATTATTTATGTAAGGATTAGAGCAAAAGCAATAGCTTTTTATGATGGTGAAGCAAGCGTTATAAAGGGCACAATGCAAGATCTTAGTGTGCAAAATAGCTTTTTTTCTTATCAAGATCTTTTAGCAAAAATTTTCTCATACGCAAAAGAGCAAATTATTATGCTTGATGATGAGTTTAGAATCATAGATGCTAATGACGCTTTTTTCGATACGCTTAACATTTCTAGAGATAAAAATTTTATAGAGAAAATTTACTCAAAAGATATAATAAATTTTAAAAACGGACTAAAAGATATTAAAGATGAAATTTTAAATTCACTTAAAATAACTGGCTTTTGGCAAGGTCTTATTCATGATGTTCGAAGCAAAAATAGACTCGAAGTTATAAGCATAAGTAAGCTTTTAAACGCGTTTGGCGATCAAGAGGGATATATTTTATTAGCTTCAAGCGCAAATGATGATTGCTACAATAAAGAGTACCTCGAATTTATCGCGTATCACGATACGCTAACTGGATTGCCAAATAGATTTTTACTTTTTAATAAGCTAGAAAATCTACTAAAACAAGCGAAAAAAAGCTTAAAAATAGCAGCTTTTTATGTCGATTTTGATAATTTTAAATCGATAAATGACGGATATGGACATCAAGTAGGTGATAAAATCCTAATAGAAATTTCAAAAAAAATAGATGAAATTTTTCCAAAACAAGGAATATTTGCAAGAATAGGCGGAGACGAGTTTATAGGTGCTATGCCTTATGAAAATCTGGGAGAAATTTACGAAACTGCTGAAAACATCTTAAGAGTGGGTCAGAGTAAAATTTCTATTGATGATGATGAAAAAAAACTTAGCATAAGTATTGGTATTAGCTTAAGTAGCGATGTACTTAGCGTTGATGATCTAATCGAAAGAGCTGATTGGGCTATGTATCAAGCAAAGCTTAATGGAAAAAATAAATATTATGTATTTAATTCGAAAAAAGATACATACTTTAAAAATGAATATAGAGATGACTCAAAGATCATTGAAGCTATAGATGCTGGGGAGATGTTTTTATTATATCAGCCTGAGATTGATATAAAAAGTGGGGAAGTTAGCAGCTTTGAGGCATTTATTAGATGGAAAAATGGCGATAAGATATTAAGGCCATCAGACTTCTTACCGCTTGCAAAAGGCTCAAAAGCAGTTGTTGCTATCGCATTATTTACGCTAAAAGATGCTTTAAAAGCTAGGGCTGTATGGCTAAAAGAGAGAATAAATGCAAAAGTTAGAGTAAATTTATGCATTAAAAAGCTAATGACTTCTGAGTTTTTTGAGAAATTTAAAAAGCTTTTAAAAGATGAGCAACTAGACGCTAATGGGCTAATCATAGATATCGTTGACTCTGCAAGTGGCGTAAATTTAGATGATGTTGTTAGATATATTAATGCTTATAAGGAGCTAGGCGTTAGCTTTTCGCTTGATGATTTTGCATCTTATTCAGGCTCGGTAGAAGCTTTAGGCATGTTAAAAACAAATAGATTTAATATAGATAAAAGATTTTGCAAACAAATTTTTGATTCAGTAGAAGCACTAAAGACCATACGCATGATAAAGTATGTATCAGATACATTTAATTTTGATGTCATGATAAAAAATTTAGAAGATAAAAGCATGCTTGAAATTTTTGTCGGGTTTGGCTTTAGTAGATTTCAAGGACGGCTTTTTGCACCAGAGCTTAGCCTGGATGATGTGCTCAAATTTAAATTTGCTCTATCATCTCCGCTAAATGTAAGAAATTTTCAAGATGATGAGAACTACAATATGCTTTGCAAAATAGTAGGTGCAAAAGAGCTTATGATTCGTTTGATAAATTTGCTTAAATGCGATGAAAAAGTAAGCGAAAAATTAAAAATCGAAATAGCAAATCAAGTAGATGATATCAGAACAATAGATGAAAAATTAGCTGAAATTTTAGATACGATCCTTGTAAAAATAGACAAAGAGAACGTAATAAATTTAGCTAATGAGGCAATTTTATTATGCGATAATGATCTAAATTTGAGTGGAGCGAATAAATAA
- a CDS encoding NAD(P)H-dependent oxidoreductase, translating into MNYLEILKFRHACKVFDESKEIGAGEFDFILEAGRLSPSSTGLEQWDILVVQNKELREKIKALSWNQAQITSCSHLVVVLAKIKEVKFGSAYVNKMIARNTNKDPEAIAARQKFYHDFLLANFKNDDELTFQWSHEQCMIIATNMMNAAASLGIDSCPIEGFDRHALNELLGLDESFQRVAIMVSFGYRLNPQPKKLRREISDIVTWIY; encoded by the coding sequence ATGAATTATCTTGAAATTTTAAAATTTCGTCATGCTTGCAAGGTTTTTGACGAAAGCAAAGAAATCGGTGCTGGAGAGTTTGATTTTATACTAGAAGCTGGTAGGTTAAGCCCTAGTTCAACTGGCCTTGAGCAGTGGGATATCTTAGTCGTTCAGAATAAAGAGCTTAGAGAAAAAATAAAAGCTCTTTCATGGAATCAAGCACAAATCACATCTTGCTCGCATTTAGTTGTCGTTTTAGCTAAGATCAAAGAGGTGAAATTTGGAAGCGCATACGTTAATAAAATGATCGCTAGAAATACCAATAAAGATCCTGAAGCCATTGCTGCAAGGCAAAAATTTTACCATGACTTTTTGCTAGCAAATTTTAAAAATGATGATGAGCTAACATTTCAGTGGTCACATGAACAATGCATGATAATCGCCACAAATATGATGAATGCAGCTGCAAGTTTGGGCATTGATAGTTGCCCAATAGAAGGCTTTGACAGACACGCTTTAAATGAACTTTTGGGGCTTGATGAGAGTTTTCAAAGAGTGGCTATCATGGTATCATTTGGCTACCGCCTAAATCCACAACCAAAAAAACTTCGCAGAGAAATTTCTGATATCGTTACTTGGATCTATTAA
- the selD gene encoding selenide, water dikinase SelD produces MIYHDKKLTQFVRAAGUAAKLDPSGLNKTISSLNLSHPNLLSSTNSNEDASVFKISSDLALVQTLDFITPVVNDPFIYGQIAAANSLSDVFAMGGEVINALNIVGFDSCNLAPEILGEILQGGADKVKECGGIIVGGHTIETQQMYYGLSVTGRVHPDKFWANNTAINGNVLILTKPLGSGILSTAIKADLLSIEQIKEAATIMAQLNFYALKALDGIKVYGATDVTGFGFLGHLSEMLNEKISFEIYEKNVPIIASAKEFADMGIIPEGSYKNREFAKHFVDKEADILLFDAQTSGGLLLAVGEKDAMLAVKRLKEVGYESSAIVGSAVSKSEFGIFLR; encoded by the coding sequence ATGATCTATCACGACAAAAAGCTTACGCAGTTCGTTAGAGCCGCTGGTTGAGCTGCTAAGCTTGACCCGTCGGGTCTAAACAAAACGATTAGTAGTTTAAATTTATCTCATCCAAATCTGCTCTCAAGCACCAATTCTAATGAGGATGCGAGTGTCTTTAAAATTTCAAGTGATCTTGCACTTGTTCAAACGCTTGATTTTATAACGCCTGTGGTAAATGATCCTTTTATTTACGGTCAAATCGCTGCTGCAAATAGCCTAAGCGACGTCTTTGCAATGGGTGGTGAGGTGATAAATGCTCTAAATATCGTAGGCTTTGATAGCTGCAACTTGGCACCTGAAATTTTAGGAGAAATTTTGCAAGGCGGAGCCGATAAAGTAAAAGAGTGTGGTGGCATTATAGTTGGCGGGCATACGATCGAGACACAGCAGATGTATTATGGGCTTAGCGTCACTGGAAGGGTACATCCTGATAAATTTTGGGCAAATAATACAGCCATAAATGGCAATGTTTTGATACTTACAAAGCCCCTTGGAAGCGGCATTTTAAGTACAGCAATAAAGGCTGATTTATTAAGCATTGAGCAGATAAAAGAGGCTGCAACTATTATGGCACAGCTAAATTTTTATGCATTAAAAGCACTTGATGGCATCAAAGTTTACGGTGCTACTGATGTGACTGGATTTGGCTTTTTGGGGCATTTAAGCGAAATGCTAAATGAAAAGATCAGTTTTGAAATTTATGAAAAAAACGTGCCAATCATTGCAAGCGCAAAGGAATTTGCCGATATGGGTATCATTCCAGAAGGAAGCTATAAAAACCGCGAATTTGCAAAGCATTTTGTAGACAAAGAAGCTGACATTTTACTATTTGACGCACAAACTTCTGGTGGACTTTTGCTCGCAGTTGGTGAAAAGGACGCGATGCTTGCAGTAAAACGCTTAAAAGAAGTAGGCTATGAAAGTTCAGCTATCGTTGGCTCTGCGGTGTCAAAGAGCGAGTTTGGTATATTTTTAAGATAA
- the yedF gene encoding sulfurtransferase-like selenium metabolism protein YedF, whose product MTTIDCRNLECPKPVTMTKNALDSLSEGESLEILVNALAPKENISRFLKNQNIEFSLESNGNETKILATKGKNALELTNFDEFVCDITPKNNKVLYLNEERAGSGEVGMNLLSKFLGAFLQVEKKPKIIICVNNAVKMTTNRSHPSFKPLKDLEAAGVKILSCGSCLEAYKLVSDLAIGEISNAYEIIDILSTHEQIKL is encoded by the coding sequence ATGACAACAATTGATTGTAGAAATTTAGAGTGTCCAAAACCAGTCACAATGACAAAAAATGCACTTGATAGTTTAAGTGAAGGTGAAAGCTTAGAAATTTTGGTAAATGCACTAGCTCCAAAAGAAAATATTTCAAGATTTTTAAAAAATCAAAATATAGAATTTAGCCTAGAAAGCAATGGCAACGAGACTAAAATTTTAGCTACAAAAGGCAAAAATGCGCTTGAGCTTACAAATTTTGATGAGTTTGTCTGCGACATAACACCAAAAAATAATAAAGTACTCTATCTGAATGAAGAGCGCGCGGGAAGTGGTGAAGTAGGAATGAATTTACTATCAAAATTCTTAGGAGCATTTCTTCAAGTTGAGAAAAAACCAAAGATAATAATCTGCGTAAATAACGCTGTAAAGATGACAACAAACCGCTCACACCCAAGCTTTAAGCCGCTTAAAGATCTTGAAGCTGCTGGTGTTAAAATTTTAAGCTGCGGAAGCTGCTTGGAGGCTTATAAGCTAGTAAGCGATCTTGCGATTGGCGAAATTTCAAATGCTTATGAGATCATCGACATACTCTCAACTCACGAGCAAATCAAATTATGA
- a CDS encoding formate dehydrogenase subunit gamma: MTRILTLLFTFFVTAMATQGPTGVNQYNSAIWAAERIENIKPYEQGLGPIFTFIQGNDYFAIAALSIILAVIGAFALHFLIIGPKHFSHDGKKVFAFSLIIRIAHGLAAISWIILVPTGIIIMWGAELGGGTFVRFCRYLHDTATVVFAISVLPMLFTWTKRMLPAIYDIRWMMIVGGYLSKKKRPVPAGKFNAGQKAWYWIAIPGGIVMIITGAIMYFTDFKEPAVASWFGLTQIDLLRYSVIIHNCLGIACAVFFLVHIYMAAIAIHGAIWSMITGYKEEEEVYVLHHYWYQELVRENKIPVSDYEKSYTNLK; this comes from the coding sequence ATGACGAGAATTCTTACTCTGCTTTTTACATTCTTTGTAACAGCAATGGCAACTCAAGGACCAACTGGCGTCAATCAATATAATAGTGCCATTTGGGCGGCTGAAAGGATAGAAAATATCAAGCCATACGAACAAGGTTTGGGGCCGATATTTACTTTTATCCAAGGTAATGATTATTTTGCAATAGCAGCACTTTCTATCATTTTGGCTGTTATTGGAGCATTTGCATTACACTTTTTAATCATTGGACCAAAACATTTTAGTCATGATGGTAAAAAGGTGTTTGCTTTTTCATTGATCATACGTATAGCTCATGGTTTGGCAGCGATCTCATGGATCATTTTAGTGCCAACTGGTATCATCATTATGTGGGGTGCAGAGCTTGGCGGTGGAACATTTGTGCGTTTCTGTAGATACTTGCACGATACAGCAACTGTGGTCTTTGCTATTTCTGTGCTTCCTATGTTATTTACCTGGACAAAAAGAATGCTTCCTGCAATTTATGATATCAGATGGATGATGATAGTTGGTGGCTATTTATCAAAGAAAAAGAGACCTGTTCCAGCTGGTAAATTTAATGCTGGTCAAAAAGCATGGTACTGGATCGCTATCCCTGGTGGTATCGTTATGATAATTACTGGCGCGATTATGTATTTTACGGACTTCAAAGAGCCAGCGGTTGCTTCTTGGTTTGGTCTTACACAAATTGATCTTTTAAGATACAGCGTAATTATCCATAACTGTCTTGGCATCGCATGTGCAGTATTTTTCTTAGTTCATATTTATATGGCAGCTATTGCTATTCATGGTGCTATTTGGTCGATGATTACTGGATATAAAGAGGAAGAAGAAGTTTATGTTCTTCATCACTACTGGTATCAAGAGCTCGTTAGAGAGAATAAAATTCCAGTATCTGATTATGAAAAGTCTTATACAAATTTAAAATAA